In Methylacidiphilum infernorum V4, a single window of DNA contains:
- a CDS encoding class I SAM-dependent methyltransferase — MKAVYLDKDTKELAQRYDELSYSQLAHGIKMINLLGIKPADRVLDIGCGTGKLALHVSEIVGPRGRVIGIDPLVCRVEIAKKRAKANLLFEVGSSDDLYRFADNSFDCVYLNSVFHWIEKKEETLKEIKRILKKEGKLGLTTGDKNQNTPIRLIIEKAVIKILGYKPEEGVFSPFSLGIQEIQSLIEKSGFSIDLFQVDEDSFYSDTAEQILEFFESSSFGNFLSQIPQERKPQVVEEIKKELEKLRTPRGIERKHRIVTVICKKL; from the coding sequence ATGAAAGCAGTTTACCTGGATAAAGATACAAAAGAGCTAGCCCAAAGATACGATGAGTTAAGTTACTCTCAACTTGCCCATGGTATAAAAATGATTAATCTATTGGGCATCAAGCCAGCAGACCGGGTATTAGACATAGGTTGCGGTACCGGTAAGCTCGCTTTACACGTTTCAGAAATTGTAGGTCCAAGAGGCAGGGTTATAGGCATAGATCCCCTGGTCTGCCGGGTAGAAATCGCAAAAAAGAGGGCAAAAGCCAATCTCCTTTTTGAAGTCGGCAGTTCAGACGATCTTTACCGGTTTGCCGATAACTCTTTTGATTGTGTTTATCTCAATAGTGTTTTCCATTGGATTGAAAAAAAGGAAGAAACCCTCAAGGAGATAAAAAGAATCCTCAAAAAGGAGGGAAAGCTCGGTCTGACGACCGGAGATAAAAATCAGAATACTCCTATCCGCCTCATTATTGAAAAAGCCGTTATAAAAATCCTTGGTTATAAACCCGAAGAGGGGGTTTTTTCCCCTTTTTCTCTGGGAATCCAAGAAATACAAAGCCTCATTGAAAAGAGTGGCTTTTCCATAGATCTCTTCCAAGTAGACGAAGATTCCTTTTATTCTGATACAGCTGAACAGATCTTGGAATTTTTTGAGTCCAGTAGCTTTGGTAATTTTCTTTCTCAAATCCCCCAAGAACGTAAACCCCAAGTTGTCGAAGAAATAAAAAAAGAACTTGAAAAATTAAGAACTCCAAGAGGGATAGAAAGAAAACATAGGATAGTTACGGTCATCTGCAAAAAACTCTAA
- a CDS encoding general stress protein: protein MAEISLTAVYISLEEAEDAVKRLEQAHFPIANVSILAQNLSSEKKVHGYVTAGDIAKSGASIGGWVGGLFGVLVGAAFVWVPGFGPLIVAGPLSAALLGGLEGMVAGGIAGAALGFLSGLGIEKKHILKFEEHLKAGKYLLVVRGSAEEIERAKKILEQETHPVEIQAH from the coding sequence ATGGCGGAAATTTCTTTGACGGCTGTATACATCTCCCTAGAGGAGGCTGAAGATGCAGTAAAACGACTTGAGCAAGCCCATTTTCCAATCGCCAATGTTTCTATCTTAGCACAGAATCTTTCGAGTGAAAAGAAAGTCCACGGCTACGTGACCGCTGGTGACATAGCTAAATCCGGGGCCTCGATTGGCGGATGGGTAGGAGGCCTTTTTGGGGTGCTTGTGGGAGCTGCCTTTGTTTGGGTTCCTGGGTTTGGTCCCCTCATTGTCGCAGGCCCTCTTTCCGCAGCTTTGCTTGGGGGTCTTGAAGGAATGGTGGCTGGAGGGATTGCCGGGGCTGCACTGGGTTTTTTGTCCGGATTGGGAATCGAGAAAAAACACATCTTGAAATTTGAAGAGCATCTCAAGGCCGGAAAATATCTTCTTGTGGTTCGGGGAAGTGCAGAAGAGATCGAAAGAGCAAAAAAAATTCTCGAGCAGGAAACGCATCCCGTAGAAATCCAGGCCCATTAG
- the moaC gene encoding cyclic pyranopterin monophosphate synthase MoaC, producing the protein MEEEASKNAKTFFSHLSASGEARMVRVSEKHEQKRTAVAEGFITLSGKTLELLKARAIPKGDVLTLAKVASIMAAKKTAELIPLAHPIGLSFADTTFEIEEKGIRVVSTAESVAKTGVEMEALVMVAIAVLTLYDMCKAVDQSMVIGPIKLLEKKKA; encoded by the coding sequence ATGGAAGAAGAAGCTTCAAAAAATGCAAAAACTTTTTTTTCCCATCTTTCCGCTTCGGGTGAAGCGAGGATGGTCAGGGTGTCGGAAAAGCATGAACAAAAAAGAACTGCCGTTGCCGAAGGCTTTATCACTCTTTCCGGGAAAACTCTTGAGCTATTGAAAGCTCGTGCCATTCCTAAAGGAGATGTTTTAACCCTTGCCAAGGTTGCTTCTATTATGGCTGCAAAGAAAACGGCGGAATTGATCCCATTGGCTCATCCTATCGGGCTGAGCTTTGCTGACACTACTTTTGAGATTGAAGAGAAAGGGATAAGAGTGGTGTCAACGGCGGAGTCGGTTGCCAAGACAGGCGTGGAGATGGAAGCTCTTGTGATGGTTGCTATTGCGGTTTTGACCCTTTATGACATGTGTAAAGCCGTAGATCAATCCATGGTTATTGGTCCAATCAAGCTCCTCGAAAAGAAGAAAGCATGA
- a CDS encoding superoxide dismutase, with protein sequence MADLFSLKILPDKSELFLKKFENGIGKISSKSLANHVNLYKNLLEEANNLAKECNEYVGRWLSSQPLEESPKNELAFSGIGQWYSLYGRIKSHELYFSGLNKNGSCEGKIKDLLESNFKSIENFKLDLKLKALHTSGWVWTVLDHSTGELFNIPSNREDAFPFAGMNALIALDLAEHAYEPDFNQDKEGYIEEFLNALDWQEIEKNLPLM encoded by the coding sequence ATGGCAGACCTGTTTTCCTTAAAAATTCTACCCGATAAATCCGAGCTATTCTTAAAAAAGTTTGAAAACGGCATCGGCAAAATATCCTCGAAATCCCTGGCCAATCACGTCAACTTGTATAAGAACCTATTGGAAGAAGCCAACAACTTGGCCAAAGAATGTAACGAGTACGTTGGCCGTTGGCTTTCTTCTCAACCCCTAGAGGAATCTCCAAAAAATGAGCTTGCCTTCTCGGGTATCGGACAATGGTATTCTCTCTACGGAAGGATAAAGAGCCATGAACTCTATTTTAGCGGCCTAAATAAAAACGGCAGTTGCGAAGGGAAAATCAAGGATCTTCTTGAATCCAACTTCAAGTCAATCGAAAATTTCAAGTTAGACCTGAAACTGAAAGCATTGCATACCTCCGGTTGGGTTTGGACGGTCTTGGATCACTCTACGGGAGAACTTTTCAACATTCCTTCCAACAGGGAAGATGCTTTTCCGTTTGCTGGCATGAATGCCCTGATTGCTTTAGATCTTGCCGAGCATGCTTACGAACCCGACTTTAATCAAGACAAAGAAGGGTACATCGAAGAATTTTTAAACGCGTTGGATTGGCAAGAAATAGAAAAGAATTTGCCCTTAATGTAA
- a CDS encoding LuxE/PaaK family acyltransferase, which produces MKEKAQELQRSFFQDPVNRQWWMDQIISLVENPQRFNSLALFLFEFQKNHCPPYKIFCQSFPQDIPCWRDIPALPQELFKKATVFCHEIEKAAVFYLTSGTTSGVRGKHYFWDNEIYKAVSWLGALQAAVPIDSVHLHFLAPSPKEEPRSSLSAMFSFWAEKNPFPSSFWIENKTFSIEPFRKKLTADILENKKLGICGTAFSFAYLMENQPDDPLPLPQGSFILETGGMKGKSKEIDKKEFYQRLSSYFGLPQDRIFSEYGMTELSSQAYSRGHDGEFHTPPWARILVIDPRTDKECQVGQKGLIRWIDLANIDSILCIQTGDVAIKTQESFFLLGRSRAASPRGCSLSVEEMLSI; this is translated from the coding sequence ATGAAAGAAAAAGCTCAAGAACTGCAAAGAAGTTTTTTCCAAGACCCGGTCAACAGACAATGGTGGATGGATCAGATCATCTCCCTCGTAGAAAATCCTCAACGTTTCAATTCTCTCGCCCTGTTTTTATTTGAGTTTCAAAAAAACCACTGTCCTCCCTATAAAATCTTTTGCCAATCTTTTCCGCAAGACATTCCATGCTGGAGGGATATTCCCGCCCTTCCCCAAGAACTTTTCAAAAAAGCAACCGTCTTCTGCCATGAAATAGAAAAAGCAGCCGTTTTTTACCTTACAAGTGGAACCACTTCTGGAGTTCGCGGCAAACATTACTTTTGGGACAATGAGATTTACAAGGCCGTTTCATGGCTCGGAGCTCTCCAAGCAGCCGTTCCTATCGATTCGGTCCACCTCCATTTCTTGGCTCCCTCTCCTAAAGAAGAGCCCCGGTCCTCTTTATCTGCGATGTTCTCATTTTGGGCGGAAAAAAATCCCTTTCCTTCCTCTTTTTGGATCGAAAACAAAACATTCTCAATCGAACCCTTTAGGAAAAAACTAACGGCTGATATCCTTGAAAACAAAAAACTAGGTATTTGTGGAACCGCTTTCAGCTTCGCTTACCTTATGGAAAATCAACCTGACGATCCTCTCCCCTTACCCCAAGGCTCGTTTATCCTTGAAACCGGTGGAATGAAAGGGAAATCCAAAGAGATCGATAAAAAAGAATTCTATCAAAGACTTTCTTCTTATTTTGGGTTACCTCAAGATCGGATATTCAGCGAATATGGGATGACGGAATTATCCAGCCAGGCCTATTCCCGGGGACATGATGGAGAATTTCATACTCCTCCTTGGGCTAGAATTCTGGTGATTGATCCAAGAACCGACAAAGAGTGCCAAGTAGGCCAAAAAGGGTTAATTCGCTGGATAGATCTCGCCAATATTGATTCAATTTTATGCATTCAAACAGGGGATGTCGCGATAAAAACCCAAGAAAGTTTTTTCCTCCTCGGAAGATCGAGGGCCGCTTCCCCACGAGGTTGTTCATTAAGTGTTGAAGAAATGCTTTCTATTTGA
- a CDS encoding ChaN family lipoprotein, translating into MNNPLLTFFLLFSVLTTGWSIENTWIDILHGTVVNQQELLKDLSQSRIIYLGEVHTLKTHHKAQLDILRLLYRREVPLALALESLDAQDQKLINQFAEGHLSFEQFAKLIQWQKKWPNYLDYRPLCLFAQKHRIPIIGIDIRPSIPSKIARGGYSSLTEKEKELYPLPSLSPLYKNFLTPFLAVHSFMDDKRIAHAIEAQRVREAFMAKQIMNFLESPLGTRRTVCVVTGEIHVRYGLGIPQFSRRYPQRLILFGSKEPIKLTPRELQVSQKIDLGHQKFSFIRSPVADYFEVIQE; encoded by the coding sequence GTGAACAATCCTTTGCTGACCTTTTTTTTACTTTTCAGTGTTCTCACCACTGGATGGTCCATTGAAAACACCTGGATAGATATCTTGCACGGGACCGTTGTCAACCAGCAAGAACTACTCAAGGATCTCTCTCAATCGCGGATCATTTACCTGGGTGAGGTTCACACCCTAAAAACTCACCACAAAGCCCAGTTGGATATTCTACGGCTTCTTTACCGCAGGGAAGTTCCTCTGGCTTTGGCCCTTGAATCTCTCGACGCCCAAGATCAAAAATTGATTAACCAGTTTGCAGAAGGCCATCTAAGCTTCGAGCAATTTGCTAAACTTATCCAATGGCAAAAAAAATGGCCCAATTACCTCGACTACCGTCCGCTTTGCCTTTTTGCTCAAAAACATCGTATCCCTATTATCGGCATAGATATTCGGCCCTCGATCCCTTCCAAAATTGCGCGAGGGGGTTACAGTTCTTTAACTGAAAAAGAAAAGGAGCTTTATCCCCTGCCTTCCCTAAGCCCACTCTATAAAAATTTTTTAACCCCCTTCCTTGCCGTCCATTCCTTCATGGACGATAAAAGGATCGCCCATGCAATAGAGGCCCAAAGAGTTAGGGAAGCCTTCATGGCCAAGCAAATTATGAACTTTCTTGAATCGCCCCTAGGAACACGCAGGACGGTCTGCGTGGTCACAGGAGAAATCCACGTTCGCTATGGCTTGGGCATTCCTCAATTCAGCCGCCGTTATCCCCAACGCTTGATTCTTTTTGGCTCTAAAGAGCCGATTAAACTTACCCCAAGGGAGCTCCAAGTGAGTCAGAAAATCGATCTAGGCCATCAAAAATTTTCTTTTATTCGATCTCCCGTGGCCGACTATTTTGAAGTCATTCAAGAATAA
- the recN gene encoding DNA repair protein RecN produces MLLKLRIENLALIDELEWSLVPGLNVLTGETGAGKSIVIDSLKLLAGEKALPSFLKNKDKTGIVEGEFQLSGECGKRVVSLFQEKGIEELDSPFFILRREIRPTGTSRQFINGNLIPLSLLKEVGENLIDVLGPHDHQSLFDKKNQQKLLDSYGHLEEELLRLKNLYENYQGLLRKKESFSAEELLKKKQHLNRKLLEIEAANLVPGEDEEIEKKLNLARSSWKIYDCIAEIRSVLSQNNPSILSSLSSLHRLLCTVEKFDPSLGSQAVSLEQSANRDLLELDRLIEDYFSRIEINPEELEKLEQRKNFLENLKRKFALNIDGILQFKNQLIHELEQAEEEENLIASLSLKENQLKEELLKEASLLSAKRKQTAEKLTLSIQVVLKSLGFAQSDFSIRVEKKDTISPTGQDDIEFLFSPNPGMPLKPLKEIASSGEAARVMLALKTVLTAADPIPILVFDEIDANIGGEIAWKVSSLLKELSTRHQVLCITHLPSMAAGGDAHFKVVKELAENSTRVLLKEIVAEDRLREIARMLGGINEESVRLAQRLLLSATEKKEN; encoded by the coding sequence ATGTTGCTCAAGCTAAGGATTGAAAACCTTGCCCTTATTGATGAGCTCGAATGGTCACTTGTCCCTGGACTAAATGTTTTAACCGGAGAAACAGGGGCGGGAAAATCCATTGTCATTGATTCCTTGAAGCTTTTGGCTGGAGAAAAAGCTCTCCCTTCCTTTCTGAAAAATAAAGATAAAACGGGCATAGTGGAGGGGGAGTTCCAGCTATCTGGAGAATGCGGCAAAAGAGTAGTGAGCCTATTCCAAGAAAAAGGAATAGAAGAACTGGACAGCCCCTTTTTTATACTCAGAAGAGAGATCCGCCCTACCGGAACGAGCCGTCAATTTATAAACGGCAACCTCATTCCTCTTTCGCTTCTAAAAGAGGTTGGAGAAAACCTCATTGATGTCCTTGGCCCTCATGATCATCAATCGCTATTCGATAAAAAAAACCAGCAAAAACTCCTCGACAGTTATGGCCATTTAGAAGAAGAGCTCTTGCGGTTAAAAAATCTTTATGAAAATTATCAAGGCCTTTTAAGAAAAAAAGAATCTTTTTCCGCGGAAGAACTTCTTAAAAAAAAGCAGCATCTCAACCGCAAGCTGTTGGAAATTGAAGCCGCAAATCTCGTTCCCGGAGAAGACGAGGAGATTGAAAAGAAGTTAAATTTGGCTCGAAGCAGCTGGAAAATTTATGATTGTATTGCTGAAATCCGATCGGTCCTTTCCCAAAACAATCCTTCGATTCTTTCTTCTCTATCTTCCTTGCACAGGCTCCTCTGTACTGTTGAGAAATTCGATCCTTCTTTAGGATCGCAAGCAGTATCCTTGGAACAGTCAGCCAACCGGGACCTGTTGGAGCTCGATAGGTTAATTGAAGATTATTTTTCCCGGATCGAAATCAATCCCGAGGAGCTCGAAAAGCTCGAGCAGAGAAAAAACTTCTTAGAAAATTTAAAAAGAAAATTTGCTTTAAATATTGATGGCATTCTCCAGTTTAAAAACCAGCTTATCCATGAACTGGAGCAAGCCGAAGAAGAGGAAAATCTTATCGCTAGTCTTTCCCTAAAAGAAAATCAACTCAAAGAAGAGCTGCTCAAAGAAGCTTCCCTGTTGAGCGCAAAGCGCAAACAAACAGCTGAAAAACTGACCCTCTCCATCCAGGTGGTTTTAAAATCTTTGGGCTTTGCCCAGTCCGACTTTTCGATCCGAGTCGAGAAAAAAGATACAATCAGCCCAACCGGTCAAGATGATATTGAATTTCTTTTTTCTCCCAATCCCGGAATGCCTTTGAAACCTCTTAAAGAGATCGCTTCGAGCGGTGAAGCAGCCCGGGTTATGCTCGCCCTTAAAACCGTTCTTACCGCTGCAGATCCTATTCCTATCCTGGTCTTTGATGAAATAGACGCCAACATCGGTGGTGAAATAGCATGGAAAGTCAGCTCTTTATTAAAGGAACTGTCAACACGACACCAAGTTCTCTGCATCACCCACCTCCCTTCTATGGCAGCCGGAGGTGATGCTCATTTCAAGGTTGTAAAAGAACTTGCGGAAAATTCAACACGGGTGTTGCTCAAAGAAATTGTCGCCGAAGATCGTTTAAGGGAAATAGCCAGAATGCTTGGAGGAATCAACGAAGAATCGGTCAGGCTTGCCCAAAGACTTCTTCTTTCCGCGACGGAAAAAAAAGAAAACTAA
- a CDS encoding small basic protein produces the protein MSQHRSYRTGSLLVAKRNVLKRYERINILKKQGKWKEGDKVLGLPKTKPI, from the coding sequence ATGTCTCAACACCGCAGTTATCGTACCGGTTCATTGTTAGTGGCTAAAAGAAATGTCCTTAAAAGATACGAAAGAATTAATATCCTAAAGAAACAGGGAAAATGGAAAGAGGGAGATAAAGTCCTTGGTTTACCCAAGACAAAACCGATCTGA
- a CDS encoding bactofilin family protein: protein MQNKNDQTFLSPSITLEGELWVKEKAVVNCHFHGKIRVDGKLEILSGAVIEGEVYAQAIEIDAGAIINGKIVIGKSKPNN, encoded by the coding sequence ATGCAAAATAAAAATGACCAGACTTTTTTATCTCCCTCTATTACTCTTGAAGGGGAGTTGTGGGTTAAGGAAAAGGCGGTTGTCAATTGTCATTTTCATGGAAAAATAAGAGTGGATGGAAAATTAGAAATCCTTTCTGGAGCCGTGATTGAAGGCGAAGTTTACGCTCAAGCTATAGAAATTGATGCGGGAGCGATCATCAATGGGAAAATAGTCATCGGCAAAAGCAAACCCAACAATTAA
- the prfB gene encoding peptide chain release factor 2 (programmed frameshift) — MIDLKLVSDRLSELKQRVAVLRGFLDPNQIEGELRSLEKEMASPSFWQTPEKAEKALSRSKELKAKFSDYKTLVNRFKDIEALYDLLQESEDPSLEKELEQEINAYSDLLDSIEVKLVLSDPMDQKNAILSVHSGAGGTEACDWAAMLLRMYQRYAERHGFKVSLIDILPGEEAGIKSASLLISGSYAYGYLKAERGVHRLVRISPFNAQGKRQTSFASVDVVAEVDESIEIEIKESDLRIDVFRSGGHGGQGVNTTDSAVRITHLPTGIVVVCQNERSQIQNKATAMKILRSRLYELEKDKKRAEMERIYGQKGEIGWGRQIRSYVLQPYKMVKDLRTGVTKTQVEEVLDGDLDSFIWAYLLGKKSGEETLQRQEA; from the exons ATGATCGATTTGAAACTTGTTTCCGACAGGCTTTCTGAACTTAAACAAAGGGTAGCTGTCTTACGGGGGTTTCTT GATCCCAACCAGATAGAAGGAGAACTTCGATCCCTAGAAAAAGAAATGGCCAGTCCGAGTTTTTGGCAAACGCCTGAAAAAGCTGAAAAAGCCCTTTCGAGGTCCAAAGAACTCAAAGCCAAATTTTCTGATTATAAAACTCTTGTCAATCGATTCAAAGACATCGAGGCTCTCTATGATCTTTTACAGGAAAGCGAAGATCCTTCTCTTGAGAAAGAACTAGAGCAAGAAATCAACGCTTATTCCGATCTTTTAGACAGCATAGAAGTCAAACTCGTTCTTTCTGATCCCATGGATCAGAAAAACGCCATCCTATCTGTTCATTCGGGAGCGGGAGGGACCGAAGCCTGCGATTGGGCAGCCATGCTTTTACGAATGTACCAAAGGTATGCCGAAAGACATGGCTTTAAAGTAAGCCTTATAGATATTCTTCCCGGAGAAGAAGCAGGCATAAAATCGGCAAGCCTACTTATCTCCGGAAGCTATGCCTATGGGTATTTAAAAGCGGAGCGTGGTGTCCATCGCTTGGTAAGAATTTCCCCTTTCAACGCTCAAGGGAAAAGACAAACTTCTTTTGCTTCTGTTGACGTCGTTGCTGAAGTTGACGAAAGCATCGAAATTGAAATTAAAGAAAGCGATCTGCGCATCGATGTCTTTCGTTCCGGGGGACATGGGGGCCAGGGAGTCAACACCACCGACTCCGCGGTGCGTATTACCCATCTGCCTACGGGTATAGTCGTGGTTTGCCAAAACGAACGGAGTCAAATTCAAAATAAGGCCACAGCAATGAAAATTCTACGTTCCCGGCTCTACGAACTGGAAAAAGACAAAAAAAGAGCAGAAATGGAAAGAATCTATGGTCAAAAAGGGGAAATAGGCTGGGGTAGGCAAATTCGTTCCTATGTTCTCCAACCTTACAAGATGGTTAAAGACTTGAGAACAGGAGTAACAAAAACCCAGGTCGAAGAGGTTCTTGATGGTGATCTGGATTCTTTCATTTGGGCTTATTTGCTCGGCAAAAAGAGTGGAGAAGAAACTCTGCAACGACAGGAAGCTTGA
- a CDS encoding acyl-CoA reductase, whose protein sequence is MDTLERIELLDGVCRLFPEMGFKSKKDLATLLELELKSITALDGFFPYGQGRTKAIAPYQIYHVLAANTPIAGFQSLMLGLLLGSFNAIQCPKPIKKPMLQFISSLPQKLRDKVALYEEFNRQAFDQSDCIVVFGQQKTIEHFKSLTPTTKRFIGHGHKVSLIWLGAIEEIDKEKIALAAHDISLYSQLGCLSPQTIVVEGNSAREKIESFCQVLSDSLRENRDRHPASLDIEALAEIKNRRDCAKALGWPLWGNSLLEPNPWTVILRKTPRFEPTCGYRTIYVDLVEITKLKDWLHPIKGMLSTIGVFNKTPENIVSIFIEAGATRFCPVGLMQQPTAFWHHDGRNRLEEMVRWVDWEQ, encoded by the coding sequence ATGGATACGCTTGAAAGAATTGAACTGCTTGACGGCGTTTGCAGACTTTTCCCTGAAATGGGATTCAAAAGCAAAAAGGATCTTGCTACCCTTTTAGAGCTTGAACTAAAAAGCATAACGGCTTTGGATGGTTTTTTCCCTTATGGTCAAGGTCGGACAAAAGCCATTGCTCCCTATCAAATCTATCATGTGCTCGCCGCCAACACTCCCATAGCAGGGTTTCAAAGCCTTATGCTCGGCCTACTGCTTGGTTCTTTCAACGCGATACAATGCCCAAAGCCCATCAAAAAACCGATGCTCCAATTCATCTCTTCTCTTCCTCAAAAACTCCGAGACAAGGTTGCACTCTACGAGGAGTTTAATCGACAAGCTTTTGACCAGTCCGATTGCATTGTTGTTTTTGGACAACAAAAGACCATAGAACATTTCAAAAGCCTTACTCCGACTACCAAGAGATTTATCGGTCATGGGCATAAAGTAAGCCTAATTTGGCTAGGGGCAATCGAAGAGATCGACAAAGAGAAAATCGCCCTAGCAGCCCATGACATTAGTCTCTATAGCCAGTTGGGGTGCCTTTCCCCTCAAACAATCGTTGTTGAAGGAAACTCTGCAAGGGAAAAAATAGAGTCTTTTTGCCAGGTTCTCTCTGACAGTTTGAGAGAAAATCGGGACCGGCATCCCGCATCCCTGGACATCGAAGCCTTGGCGGAAATCAAAAATCGTAGGGATTGCGCCAAAGCGTTGGGATGGCCGTTATGGGGAAACAGTCTGCTTGAGCCAAACCCCTGGACGGTCATTTTAAGGAAAACCCCTCGTTTCGAACCCACATGCGGCTATCGCACGATCTATGTCGATCTTGTTGAAATAACAAAACTCAAAGATTGGCTCCATCCCATAAAAGGCATGCTCAGCACGATCGGGGTTTTCAACAAAACACCCGAAAACATTGTTTCGATCTTCATAGAAGCGGGGGCAACGAGATTTTGTCCTGTAGGGCTCATGCAACAGCCCACCGCATTCTGGCATCATGACGGGAGAAACAGGCTTGAAGAAATGGTGAGATGGGTCGATTGGGAACAGTAG
- the mog gene encoding molybdopterin adenylyltransferase gives MKIGRVTLSDRAAAGIYKDESGPEIERVISNLFEEPVEFVSVLIPDDKELLISQFIRLVDELDCPLVLTTGGTGPSARDITPEATKVVLDKELPGFGEIMRMESYRKVKTAILSRAIAGIRKRSLIVNLPGKPSAISECLSLLGEAIVECLDHIRGYRPTLSNKLHP, from the coding sequence ATGAAAATCGGTCGTGTGACGCTCAGTGACAGGGCAGCGGCAGGGATATATAAGGATGAAAGCGGTCCAGAAATAGAGAGGGTGATCAGCAATCTCTTTGAAGAGCCGGTGGAGTTTGTGTCGGTATTGATCCCCGATGATAAAGAGCTGCTCATATCCCAGTTTATTCGGCTTGTGGACGAGCTGGACTGTCCTCTTGTTTTGACTACGGGGGGTACAGGTCCAAGTGCAAGGGATATTACTCCTGAAGCGACCAAGGTTGTCCTGGATAAGGAGCTGCCCGGCTTTGGAGAAATCATGAGAATGGAGTCTTACAGGAAGGTAAAAACGGCCATTTTGTCCCGTGCGATAGCGGGCATACGCAAGCGATCGTTGATCGTCAACTTGCCGGGGAAACCTTCGGCAATTTCTGAATGCTTATCGTTATTGGGAGAAGCCATTGTCGAATGTTTAGATCATATTCGTGGCTATAGACCTACTTTATCCAACAAGCTGCATCCCTGA
- a CDS encoding polymer-forming cytoskeletal protein, which produces MKPLDLIKELTSKTKVIHCPFCGHTQTESKWALSTLCKSCCRYIGLASRREADHRIASPSSLVKTRVVVCPYCSHSQKIYAEAISVGCPHCGAYLYVENLYVKGKIKRKLSTLGDIQFGVGSEYSGPPVQGRKIKIRGIIQASVKALEEVEFYSQCSVKGVVFAPRVTVNRFASVQAREIISGQLVIKGIVQSEKVIAKDFLKIESFGRLITKKMLTNRLVAEPFSHLEAEFKTYSCLSRETQKNFVELGEERLLEI; this is translated from the coding sequence ATGAAACCTTTGGATTTAATCAAAGAGCTAACCAGCAAAACAAAGGTCATCCATTGTCCCTTTTGTGGGCATACCCAAACAGAGTCCAAGTGGGCTCTTTCAACCCTTTGCAAAAGCTGTTGCCGCTACATCGGGTTGGCTTCGAGAAGAGAAGCAGACCACCGGATTGCTTCTCCTTCTTCTTTAGTTAAAACTCGAGTAGTGGTTTGTCCCTATTGCTCTCACTCTCAAAAAATTTATGCAGAGGCGATTTCCGTGGGTTGTCCCCATTGTGGAGCCTATCTTTACGTCGAAAATCTTTATGTAAAAGGGAAAATAAAGAGAAAACTTTCTACTCTCGGAGATATCCAATTTGGAGTGGGTTCAGAATATTCGGGACCTCCTGTCCAGGGAAGAAAAATAAAGATCAGAGGCATCATTCAAGCCTCGGTGAAAGCATTGGAAGAAGTGGAATTTTACTCCCAATGTTCGGTTAAAGGGGTAGTTTTTGCTCCAAGGGTGACAGTGAACCGGTTTGCTTCGGTCCAGGCCAGGGAAATTATCAGCGGACAGCTTGTTATTAAAGGAATAGTTCAAAGTGAAAAGGTTATAGCCAAGGATTTTTTAAAAATCGAATCTTTCGGTCGTTTAATCACAAAAAAAATGCTCACCAATCGATTGGTTGCCGAGCCTTTTTCTCACTTGGAGGCGGAATTTAAAACCTATTCTTGCCTTAGCCGCGAAACTCAAAAAAACTTTGTCGAGCTGGGAGAGGAAAGACTGTTGGAAATATGA
- the hisI gene encoding phosphoribosyl-AMP cyclohydrolase yields MNEGNKKTAPTVFEIEEGNQLLARFDLYEFLPCITLDAETGEVLMLGYMNREALEKTIQSGLATYYSRSRKKIWVKGEESGFFQHVQDIFIDDDQDTLLLKVRVDGGASCHVGYRSCFYRRLKKGSSKELEFTETHKVFDPKVVYKHG; encoded by the coding sequence ATGAACGAAGGAAATAAAAAGACAGCACCAACGGTTTTTGAAATTGAAGAAGGAAACCAACTTCTAGCACGATTCGATCTTTACGAATTTCTTCCTTGTATAACCCTGGATGCGGAAACCGGGGAAGTGCTTATGCTTGGTTACATGAACCGGGAAGCCTTGGAAAAAACCATACAGAGCGGCCTTGCAACCTATTACAGCCGATCGAGAAAAAAAATTTGGGTCAAGGGTGAAGAATCCGGTTTTTTCCAGCACGTTCAAGATATTTTCATTGACGATGACCAAGATACCTTGCTTTTAAAAGTAAGAGTCGATGGAGGTGCTTCTTGCCATGTGGGTTACAGGAGTTGTTTTTATAGAAGGTTAAAAAAAGGGAGCAGCAAGGAACTGGAGTTTACTGAAACTCACAAGGTCTTTGATCCTAAAGTCGTTTACAAGCATGGCTGA